CGCGAACTCCGTCGAGCTTTTCGCTGATCAGCCAGCCCGTGACGTCGCGGCCTTCGGCATACACTTCGGGAAGCATCATCTCCACGGGTGCGCTGGAGGCAGCGGTGATCAGCCAAAAACTCAGCAGCAGAATAACCAGATGAACACGGCAAGGGGCTTTCATAGTTTGCTACCCTCACGGTTTTTAGAGCGGGTTAAGTTTACTTTTTCTTTTGAGAAGAAGCCTCTCAGTTCATTTCCTGCTCCGTCCTGTTAATGATCTCTTCCTGATGCTCCCGGTCAAGATCGACAAAGTAGTCGCTGTATCCCGCCACCCGAACCAGCAGGTTCCTGAATTCATCGGGGGTCTGCTGAGCCTGCCGCAGGGTCTTGGTATCGACAACGTTGAATTGGATGTGATGCCCCCCCAGGCGAAAATAGGTGCGAATCAAGCCGGTCAGCTTCTTCAGATCCCTATCCGTTGCCAGCACATCAGGCAGGAAGCGCTGATTAAGGAGGGTTCCGCCGGATTTAACCTGATCCATCTTGGCAAGCGACTTAATCACCGCAGTTGGGCCGTTCCTGTCGGCACCGTGCGACGGTGAAGTTCCGTCGGATTCCGGCATATGGGCAAAACGCCCATTGGCGGAAGCGCCAAGCATTTTTCCAAAATAGACATGACAGGTAGTGGAGAGCATATTGAGGTGGTAAACGGTTCCTTTGGTATTGGGTTTGCCGTCAATCGCCGTAAACAGGCTCTCATAGACACGCTGCATGATAGCGTCGGCCCGGTCGTCATCATTGCCGAAGAAGGGGGTCTTGTTGCAGAGCTTGAGACGCAGGGCATCCGCTTCTGCAAAATTGTTTTCCAGACACTCCAGCAGTTCCTTCCAGGTGACTGTGGCCTTATCGTAGAGATGCGTCTTGATGGCGGAAAGACTGTCAGTCACCGTGCCGATGCCGCAACACTGAATATAGTTGGTGTTGTAGCGCGGACCGGCGTCATAATAATCCCGGCCCTTTTCAATGCAGTCATCGATCACCACGGAAAGGAAAGGGGCTGGAGAATACCTGGCAAACATCCGTTCGATGTAGTTGTTCACCTTGATCTTCAGATCGACAATATATTCCAGCTGGCGGTCAAAGGCCCGATAAAGCTCTTCGAAGCTCGTGAATTTTCCAGGATCTCCGGTTTGCATACCAACCTGTATGCCCGAAAGGGGATCGATACCGTTATTGAGGGTAATCTCAAGGATCTTGGGAACATTGAGATAACCGGTGAGGATATAGGCCTCCTTGCCGAAGGCTCCCGTTTCGATACAGCCGCTGGTACCTCCCTCTCGGGCATCCTCGACACTTTTGCCGGCCCGGATCTGTTCAAGAACGACCATGTCGGTATTGAAGACCGAGGGATATCCATATCCTTTACGTATCACCCTGGCAGCCGCATCAAGAAAATGATCCGGTGTCCTGCTGCTGATATGAACGCTCGGCTGCGGCTGAAGAAGGTGTAGTTCATCAGAAACCTCCAGGGCAAGAAGGGATACCTCGTTGGCGGCGTCGGTGCCGTCCCTGTTCAGGCCGCCCAGGTTTATCTGGGTGAAGTCATTATAGGTCCCGCTCTCCCTGGCGGTGACACCAACCTTGGGAGGTGCCGTATGATTATTTACCTTGATCCACAGACAGGCGAGCAGCTCCTTGGCCCTGGCCCGGTCGAGAATTCCATCCTCCAGGCCCTGCTGATAAAAGGGCAGAAGATGCTGGTCCAAGTGTCCGGGCGACATGGCATCCCAGCCATTTAGTTCGGTGATGGTGCCCAAGTGCACAAACCAATACATCTGCACCGCCTCATGATACGTTCGCGGTGCATTCTCCGGAACCCATCTGCAGATACGGGCGATCTCGAGAAGCTCCTCTTTTCTCTGCTCATTATCTTCCTGCTTCGCCAGCTGCTCGGCCAGCTCAGCATGACGCCGGGCAAAAATGACTACTGCCTCGCAGGATATATCCATGGCGGTAAGCTGCTCGTATTTATCGGAGGCCAGGGGATCATTGAGGTAATCGAGCCGGTCTATGCTCTGTCGTATCATCTCCCGACAGTCCCTCATACCATATTTGTAAATTTTGCCGTCCAGGACGGTATGACCCGGTGCACGCTGTTCCATAAACTCGGTGAACAATCCGGCCCGATAGGCACGCTGCCAGTCCTCCGGCACCTTGCTGAAGATACGGTCACGCATCGATCGCCCCTGCCAGTAAGGAATGACTTTTTCCTCATAGGTGGCAATATCTTCCTTGCTGATCGTATATCTGGTCATCTCCCTGCTGTTCAGAATGCGCAGATCGTCACCACTGTGGCAGGTCAGTTCGGGAAAAGTGGGGACCACTTTCGGTGCCGGTCCTCTCTCCCCTACTATCAGCTCATCGCTACCGATATAGAGTGTCTTTTTCTGACAGAGATATTTAAAAAATTCGGCTCGCAACACAGGCAGAGAGTATTTACCGCTGTTTTCCCGATAGAACTCCGTCTCAAGCAGGGCACGTTCTATTGACAGTGATGGCTGCGTCTCAAAACTAATTTTGCGTAATCTTTCAATTCTGGCATTCATACTCACCCTCCAACCTGGACTTTTAATTTCATTTCCGTCAGAATTTTTTCACATTGTCCAACCCTTTCTGCAGGTAAAGACGGTAGCTCGATATCAGGATCTGCAAGACCCAGCTTTCTGTATTTTCCTCCCGCTATACTATGATACGGCAGCAGGTCGACACGCAGCGGAAGAGTCGGTAACGATGTCAGAAATTCTCCGCTGCGGCGAATATTCTCTTCATCACTGTTGAACCCCTCTATCAGGGGAATACGGATAATCATAAGACTTCCTCTGTCGGCGAGAATCCGGATATTCTTCAATATTCGTTCATTAGGTACAGCGGTATGGCGTCTATGCTTTTCACTGTCCATATGTTTGAGATCAATGAGGAAGAGCTCACAGTTATCGGCAACCTCCAAAAGCTGTGCAGGAGCAGCAAAAGCACAGGTGTCAACTGCCCGATGAATTCCCAGATCACCGCATGAGCGCAGGAGCTCGAGAAGGAATTCCGGCTGCATAAGCGGCTCGCCGCCGGAAAAGGTAACACCACCGCCAGACTCATCGAAAAACGGTATATCTTTTTTGATCTCCGCCATAACGGCAGCCGCATCGGTCTGCCAGCCCGTGGATTCATGAGCCAGAGCCGGGCAAACTTCGACGCAGTTCAAACAGCGACTACACTGCTGCTCGTCCCGCACTATACTATGGTTTTTCAGGGACAGGCTCCCGGTGGGACATTTGGCGATACACTCTCCGCACCCCACACACCTGCTGCCATTCCAGAGCAGATCCACCCTGCCTTCCATTCCTTCGGGATTATGACACCAGCGGCAGGAAAGCGGACATCCTTTTAAAAAGATAGTGGTACGGATATTCGGTCCATCATGGATGGCATATTTTTTAATGGCAAATATTGTTCCCATTTCTCTAGCGCTCACTCAAACTATAAGTAACTTCAGTATCGGCTTCATCATTTTCCGGCATATTGGCCTTCATCAGCCCGCTGAACCGAACTATATGCTGCCGAGCGGATCTACCGGCCGCCGCCCGGTCACCCCGTTCAACTGCTGCGGCAATTTCGCAAAGGTGCTCAAAATCCTCATGCAGCAGCTCTCTGGAAAAGGGTAGGTATTTGTGGAAATATCCTTGGATATTATCGTGGACGGTGACAAGATTGGCTTCGATAAGGGGATTTTCCGCCATTGCTGCCAGTTTCTGATGAAACAGGGCATCAAGGCGATGAAATTCACCCCAGTCCTGTGGATCCGTTTCAATCAAGGCTTGAATTTGAGAAATAATCCCCTTTAGCCCGGCAATTTCCATCCCATCACCGATTTCTGCGGCTTTCTCCGCCGCATATACTTCCAAGAACTCCCTGAACTCGGCAAGGTGCTCCAGGGAAACTTTCTGATGGCGAATAAGCAGAGCCATGCTGTCGCTCATGGCCTCGGTGTTGGCACCCTTTACCGTGGCTCCGCCCTTTACCCCGGTAGATATGCCAACCAATCCTTTCTGCTCTAAAACCCGAAGCGCCTCCCGGACCGTTCCACGGCTGGTAGAGAACATCTCCTTCAGTTTCATCTCGGATGGCAGTCTCTCTCCCTGCTTCAGGGTACCCTCGCAAATGGCATTCTGGATCTGCTCGACAACGTGCTCATAGGATTTAACCGGCACCAGTTTAGTAAAGTTCAGGTTCATATGTATTCCTTTATTTTCGAATCAAACTGTTTAACTGTAGGACAGTTTAATACGGATACAGATCCTCGTCAAGATCTTCAGGGAAAAGCAATCAGGAATCCTTCCCTCCTGCCCGATGAAGTCCAGTAAATATTTTTTGATTACTCCTGAAACTCAGCATTTTCTGGTCCAGGCCGGGACTGCTCTTTTCATTGGGACGTCATAAATCCGTCCATGGAGGCCTCGCTGCAGCCATCCCGACTGCAAGATTGAAAAGGGCAGCCCCAGCCCTGAGCGGAGGATAAGGACTAATCAGAAGGTTATTTTCGAAATGGGGTAAGAAAAATCCATAGCCACAACCGGGAACCGGATTAATATTCTATTTTTTCCTTTCCAGGTATTCCTGCCATTCCAGAGGCAGCATTGATTTTTTAATGGTATTACAGGATTTACAGGAGGGAACGATATTTTCTCTGGTACTTTTTCCTCCCCTGGCAAGGGGGACAAGATGGTCCATGGTCAAATCTTTAAAGGCTGTTTTTCTGCCGCAGTACCAGCATTTGCCCGCTGATGTTTTCTGTTGCCACCAACGGGTCTTGCGCATTTCTCTGGCTTTTGCCTTCTGCCGTCTGATCTCGGCGTCGTCGACTCCGTCAAATTCAAGAAAGTCACTCACCAGGAACTACCCCACCAACAAGATAGGAACGGATCTCGCCTATAAGATAGAGTGAACCGGCAATAACTATAAGGTCGTTCGCCATAGCCTGTTCTTCCGCGAAATTAAGCGCCTCCCTGACGTTGACGATCTGGTGACAGCGCTTTTTGAGATCATCATCAATGACCGCCAGCAGCATGGCGGGGTCAGCCGCCCGCTCGCCCTCCGGCTTGGTCAGAATGACAGTAGAAGCCATTTCTGCAATTATCGGCAGAGTCAGCCGCAGATCCTTATCTTCCATGGCACCCCAGATGACGATCAATTTATCATAGGTATACTCCCCGGCCAGAGTCTGCTGCAGACTCAAGACTCCTGCGGGATTGTGCGCCCCGTCGATCAGATATCGTAATGCTTCTTTGGCACCTGCATCCGCACTGCTCCCGAATCGGTCAGGACGGGGCAGGACAATATACTCAAGCCTGCCGGGCCAGTGAACAGCGGCCAGTCCCTGCCGTACATCATTTTCGGAGAAGAGGTAGCCGTGTTTTTTGAGGAGGACAAGAACAGCAAGGGAAAGCGAACTGTTGCCCCGTTGATAGTCGCCTTTCATACCGCAGCGCAGATGGCTGAAGTTCTGCTGCTGCAGTTCATCGCTCTCCGCTCGCCAACTCCACATGCCTGGTTCGGTTTCACCAACGGAGAGGAACTCTCTGCCGTAAAGATAGAGCGGTGCATTTTTCTCCCGGCAGCGCTGTTCTATAACCTCGAGGCTGACATCCATAGCGGCGCCGCAGACCATGGGGACGGCTGTTTTAATGATTCCTGCCTTCTCCGAGGCAATTGAGCGCAGATCATTGCCGAGATAGGCCTCATGATCCATGCTGACATTGGTAATCACTGTAACCAGGGGGGCCACTATATTGGTGGCATCCAGCCTTCCCCCAAGTCCCGTTTCAAAAATCACCAGATCCACTTTCGACTCTTCAAACCAGAGCAGCGCAAGGGCTGTGGTGAACTCAAAATAGGTGATTTTCTCCTCTCCCAGTACTTCCCGGATGCGTCCGGCAAGCCGTGTAAAACTCTCTTCGGAGATAAATTGATCGTTTATACGGAATCGCTCACGCACGGAGCTGAGATGCGGAGAGGTAAATAGCCCAACTCTGTATCCGGCATGGGCCAGGACGGTGGCTATATTGACGCTGACGGAGCCTTTGCCGTTTGTTCCGGCCACATGGACAAAGCGCAGAGCCTCGTCCGGTCGTGACACTTTGTCGAGAAAATTCTCCATGGCCTCAAGGCCAAGCTTAATCTTGTGCATCTGCAGGCTATTGAGATAATCCTGCGCGTCTTGATAATTCACTGTTTTTTCCCGCCCCGACTCAACTCTGCCGCACAACGGCGGCATCAAATAATCTGAACTCCAGCCTCCCTGTCAGCCGCCGATTTCCAGCTTGGCATAGTCGAGGTGGAGGGTTTTCAGGCCATGTCTGTCAAAGTGTATATCAAGAGTTCGGGGTTTCGTCAGCTTTTTTACGGTGCCGCTGCCGAAAAAAGGATGTTTGACCTTACAGCCGGGGGAAAAATCTTCCATTGACAGTTTTGGACGTTTTATACTCTTAGGGATAACCGGTACCGAGGATTCCCGGACATCAGCTGATGACTGCATCGATCCCGGGGGATCTCCGACGTTCCGACACAGTCCCGGGGATATTTCCCGCAAAAATGGCGACATGCCGACACGCTTGAAACGACGATCGGAGCTCATCATTTCCTTGGGATAACAGAGATATAATTGTTTTTTGGCACGTGTCGCTGCTACATAAAAAAGCCTGCGCTCCTCCTCCCATTGATCACCGATAGTAGCGGCGGCATGTGGAAACCTGCCGTCGGCAAGACCAATTACAAACACTACCTCCCATTCAAGCCCTTTGGCGGAATGAATGGTGGAGAGAACCAGCTTGTCACCCATATAGCTGTTATCCTTCTCACTCTCGGGAGGATCCAGTGTGGTGTCGTCAATAAAGGACTGCAGATCATCATAGGAGGTCATGATCCCTTTCAGCTGTTCCAGATCCTTTTGCCGTTTGGGATAATCATCTCTGTAGATCTGCTCAAACAATGGCTGGTAGTACTGCATCGCCAGTTCAAACAGAGCACCGGGCGATTCCTCCCGGCGCAATCGTTGAAAAAGCTCGGCAAGCCTTTTTATTCCCTTTTTCCAGGCAGAGCCGGCAGGATAGGCGGCAAGGGCCGCTATCGGGTCATCATGACCGGCGATGGTCGAGGAAATTTTCTGGGCGGTCTTCGGCCCTACTTTGTCAAGCTGTAAAAGAATACGGTTCCAGGACAGTGTATCCAGAGGATTGACCAGAATTCTCATGAAGGAAAGCAGATCCTTCATATGAGCGGATTCCGTCAATTTCAAGCCTCCCCGCTTTTCAAAATCATAGCCGTGGGTGGTTAGTTCGACCTCTAACTTATAGGAATGAAAACCTGAACGAAAGAGAACGGCCATGTCCTCAAGGGCAATGCCTTCCTGGTGGAACTTCCTGATTTTCCCTGCCACAAAACGAGCCTCAGCCCGCTCGTCCACCCCCCCATAGAGCTTGGGCAGAACATCTCCTTCGATGCGGCTGAACAGGGTTTTGGCATATTTTTCCGTGGAGTTCCTGATGATGTCATTGGTCAGCGAGAGGATCGGTTGAGTAGAACGGTAATTTTCCTCAAGCTTGATTATCCGGGTTCCTTCAAAGAGCTTGGGAAAACGCATAATATTGTAGAAATCGGCACCCCGGAACGAATAGATGGACTGTGAGTCATCGCCGACGATCATCACATTGTTATGAGTGGTTGCCAGAAGCCGCACGATTTCGGCCTGGATCAGGTTGGTATCCTGATATTCATCTACCATGATATATGAAAACCTGGCGGAAATCGCCTGGCGTGCATCCTCATCCTCTATCAGCAAGCGCTTCCAGTTCACCAGCAAATCGTCATAGTCCATCAGACCGTGATTGACCTTGAACTCGGTATAGTGTTTCTGCAGAGTTAGAATGTCATCGAGATGCTCGCTCAGGTGGCTGTACTGCTCGAAGACAAGATCCTGCAGATCCCGCGATTTATTCACCGATCCGCTGATCATGTTAATGAGGACCCGCTTTGAAGGAAACTGTTTTTCCTTACCGGTCAAGCCGAGAGAGGATTTGAGCAGATTGATAATTCCCTCGGCATCGGCCCGGTCAATGATGGTGAATGAGGAACCGAATCCGAGAGCGGCCGAATAACGCCGCAGCAGCATATTGGCAATGCCGTGGAAGGTGCCGCCCACCACTCTGCTGCAGGAGTCATTGAGCAGTTGTCCGGCACGCCAGAGCATCTCCTGGGATGCCTTGCGGGTAAAGGTAAGGAGCAGGATCCTCTCCGGGGGCACGCCGCTGTTGATCAGGTGGGCAACCCGGTAAACCAGTGTCCTGGTTTTGCCGCTGCCGGCTCCGGCTATCACCAGCACAGGCCCTTCAACGGTGGTTACAGCTTCATACTGCTGCTGATTGAGCTGCTCCTGATTGATATCAGGATGGCTCTGATTTGCTTGGAATTGAGGTAGATTTGTATGCATGGAGACTAATGTAACACAGCAATATGGGCGGCGCAACGTCAGTTGACAAAGATGAAATTAAGGGTATATTATGCGCCCAGCGTGCAGAGAGAAATCTCTTAGCAGGACACAACCGTTAATTCAAATAGTGAGGAAACGATGATGAAAGAAGCAATTGACGCATTGTTCACTCCAGAGTATCTGCAGCAGATTTTCCCGAATGACCGATCCAATGCTTTTTTTGAAGCTCTGTTCGGAGATGCCGATGAAGGTGCCTACGATATCAGTCTGGCCTATCGCGGCTGCAGCGGCAACAATATTTATTTGGAAATGCAGCTCAAGGAGCGACCCGGACGCTGCCTGGCCTGCAACCTCACTCAGGGACTGCCCGCTGTCTTCTCCCGGCATCCCGTGATCAACCTGCAGGGTGTTGTTCAGAGAGTCGACAGCGACCTCAATGACACCGCTCATTGTGTCGACTGGTCTCTGGGATATACTCAGCAGAAAAGCAACGGTCTGCACGCCATCCCGCTTACCATTACTTTGAGCGATTAGCTCCGTATATTTTTTCCTGATTCCCCCTCAGCTCAAGGCCTGGCGATACTGAGTTTCAGGGGTAGTTTGATTTTTTTTTAAAAAAAAAAGGCGCCCTCTCACCGGGTATGCCGTCTTTTTGGTGTTCTCATTTTTTCGCTATCGTACCGCAACTCTTGAGCGTCCCTCGGCTTTGGCATGATAAAGTATGTCATCGGTACGGTCCAGCCATTCCATAAGACTTTCATCCTCTTCCAGCTGAGCCAGGCCGATACTGATGCCGAGCTTGGTTTTTACGTCGGCCCAGATATCCAGCTTATCAACGGCCTTGCACAGCCTTTCCGCCAAAATTCGCCCACTGAATTTATCGGTATTATCAAGAACGAGAATAAACTCATCTCCACCCATTCGCACCAGCAGATCGGAGGAGCGTACGGCATTCTGCAGTTTCTCGGCAACGGCCTTTAATACTTCATCGCCGGCAAGGTGCCCCAGGTTGTCGTTTATATCTTTGAACTTATCGAGATCCATGGAGAGCATGGTTAAAGGGTTCTTATAGCGTTTTGCACTGTTTACCATGCCGTGAATCCGTTCCTCAAACCCCCTCCTGTTGGCAAGCCCGGTGAGTGCATCGTTGCTTGCCCGCTCAAAGAGATCTTCGTAATCAAGAGCACGCTGCAGCGAATCGGTTAAGATGGTCAGAGACTCATTAATGAGATCGATCTGCTCTTCGCTCAGTTTTTTACCGTTTTTAAGTATCAGCAGGATCCCGGCGTCATCGGCACGTTCGATGAGCCACTTATGCGCGTAATGCCCATGATCGTCTTCATAGATGCCTTCGCAATCATCTTTGGTCTCTATCAGTTGTTCGGCAAAGGCGATGGCTCTTCTTCTATTAGGACCATGACCTGAACAGAACAGATGCCGTTTTTTACGCAGGCCATTGCTGTATCCGATAAGCTCATGCTCCACCAGCGGCATCAGCCAGACGGAATAAGCTTCTATCATTCCGGAAAGATTTAAGACTCCGGCAACCCGGGCATGCAACCGGTTCATAAGATCAAGACGTTCGGTCTGCTTCTTAAAATGATCCAGCTCAACCATAACCCGGTCTATATCCGTCAACTGCCGCTCCACAGATTCAACGAGTGATAATTTTGCTGCCGCCTTCATATTTGAAACCTCAAAAGAATTGGTAATATCTTAAAATGCCTTATTTTACATTTCGGCATTTCTTTGGGAATTCTTTAGCTTTTTAATCACATCTATGCAACAGTCATGCCAACAGCCAAACCCCTGACAGCAACACATAGCACTTTCTTCCATTATTTATAAATATTTTAAACACATAAAGCTCGTCAGCGACTTTGCCCTTTTTACCTGTTTGGGTCCCTGCTGGACTTTGAACGAACCTAAGTTCCTCATTTGAAACCAGATAGTCATATTTTTGACGAAGTATCTGGCTGAGTCGTACCGATACGGTTGTCATATTTTTGACTCACCTTCTTTTCTTTAAGCTCTTTTGAGAAGATCAAAAAAAAGTCTCTACTTTACAAAGCTGGAGTAAGCAAAAAAAATTGCTATTCGCCTCCGGAAAAGGTAGTAGTCAAATACGCCCCGCTACACTGAACCAGCTGAGCTGGATAGGCCTAAGCGATACACTGGAGATATTTGCTCTGAAATATTTCTTTTTATGTTATCCCTAATCCTCAGCTCAAGGTCGGGACAGCTCTGTTCACGGATCTTTGCAGCCCGGACGGCTGCAGCGAAGCCCCCCATGGACGGGTTTATGGCGTCCCGATGAAAAGAGCAGTCCCGGCCTGGGCCGGAACGGGCTGAGTTTCAGGGGGAAATCAGATTTCTTTATATGACGAGTTTCAGGCCCACGCCACTGACACAACAGATCCTTACACATCAAGACAGTCATGGACCTTCGCAAGATTATCGGACAACTCTTCATTCTCGGGTTCAGGGGAGCCACCCTGACGATGGAAAATCAGATCAGAGAAGATATCGTCACAGGAAACCTGGGCGGTATCATACTTTTTGACAATTTTCTCTCAGCCTCTGAAAAAGACAGCAATATAGTTTCCCGCCCACAACTGGAAAACCTCTGCGACAGGCTGCAGTCTCTAGCGGAAATCAAACTGCTTATCGGGGTGGACCAGGAAGGCGGCGCCGTCCGGCGGCTTAAGCAGAGGCACGGTTTTCCTCCTCTCCCTTCCGCCGCGGAGATGGGCAGGGATACGAGCTGTAGGGAATCCGCCACTCATGCCAGGAGGACGGGCGAGCTTCTGGCCGCTATCGGGATCAACTGCGATTTTGCCCCGGTGGCAGATATCAATGTCAACCTCAATAATCCCATAATCGGCAAAATCGGAAGGAGCTTTTCCAGCAGTCCGAGGGAGGTCGCTGCTCACTGTGAACAATGGCTCGATGGCCTGAAGCACTCCGGCGTTCTCGGCTGCCTCAAACATTTTCCCGGACACGGCAGCTCGACGACCGATTCGCACAAGGGATGGGTCGATATCAGCAGGAGTTGGAAGAGGCAGGAACTTATTCCGTACGCAGAACTTATCGAAAAGGGAAAAGTACAGGCAGTCATGATGGGACATCTATTTCACAGCGACTTCGATGCCGAACATCCCGCCTCTCTCTCCGCCGATATCATCGGCGGACTTCTGCGCGGCGAGATGCACTATGCAGGCCTGGTCATCACGGATGATCTGCAGATGCGTGGAATAACCGAGCGCTATGGCATCCCTGAGGCCATCGTTCAGGCTTTTTCGGCGGGAGTCGATATGATAATACTCGGCAACAATCTTGAATATGACCCGGGAATCCTGCACAAAGCCGTAAATGCCGTGGAACAGGCGGTCGAGAGCGGCTATCTTTCCCTGGAAACTCTCAGGAAATCCTACGACCGCGTACAAAAAATTAAGGAAGAAATTCTATGAATGATACTACGGCGAGTGAAACACACTCAATTGTAATCGGATATCTTCTCTGGATATTCGGCTTTTTGGGAGCTCATCGTTTTTATTACGGCAGACGTTTAACCGGTACCCTCTATTTTTTCACCCTGGGGCTGCTCTTTATCGGCTGGATCATTGACCTGTTCCTGATTCCGTTAATGAATGAAAAGGCCGACAGGCGCTACAAAAGAGGTCCTGTGGATTACAGCATTGCCTGGCTGCTCCTCGTCTTTACCGGAGTTTTCGGACTGCATAGAATTTATCTGGGAAAATGGATAACAGGTCTGCTCTATCTGCTGACCCTGGGATTATTCGGCATCGGCTACATCTACGACTTGTGGACGCTAAATGAGCAGATAAGCGAAATTAACGGTACATCCATAAGATGACATGTCTGGTATAGCGAACTTCTCGAAATCGGAGTTCATGACCCTACGGGTGCTTATCGCAGAGTCCGTCTCGGTAACTTCGATTTTTTACTGGTTATTCATAAATTAAATACAGCGGCTTCCGCTGAAAACGCCACGGTCATTGTCCCAGCACCTGCACGATATGTTTTGCCATTTTCCCGAGAGATACCGGCTTCAGACAAAAACCGTCAACTCCCGCCTCCATCGCCCTGGAACGTGAAAAATCCTCCAGAAAACCGGAGAAGAGCAAAACCGGAATATCAGGCCGAACCTCCTTGATTTTTTCACAGAGATCAATTCCGGTCATATACGGCATGGTCAAGTCAGTTATCACCAGATCGAATCCATGCCGACTATTAAGAAATTCCAGTACTGCTTCCGGGGCTGACGTGAACTTGGTCACCTTGTAGCCAAGCTTCACGAGCACCTCGGCGGTGGCATCGACTACCTGCTGCTCATCGTCGACCAGCAGAATATGTTCATTACCACCTCTGCAGGTGGAATGGCCCACACCTTCTTCAAAATCAATCTGTTCTTTGATTACAGGCAGGTGGAGGGTGATAGTCGTGCCATGGCCGACTATACTGTCGACCGAAATCCTGCCTCCCTGACGCTTGAT
This window of the Desulfopila inferna genome carries:
- a CDS encoding NINE protein; the protein is MNDTTASETHSIVIGYLLWIFGFLGAHRFYYGRRLTGTLYFFTLGLLFIGWIIDLFLIPLMNEKADRRYKRGPVDYSIAWLLLVFTGVFGLHRIYLGKWITGLLYLLTLGLFGIGYIYDLWTLNEQISEINGTSIR
- a CDS encoding pancreas/duodenum homeobox protein 1 codes for the protein MMKEAIDALFTPEYLQQIFPNDRSNAFFEALFGDADEGAYDISLAYRGCSGNNIYLEMQLKERPGRCLACNLTQGLPAVFSRHPVINLQGVVQRVDSDLNDTAHCVDWSLGYTQQKSNGLHAIPLTITLSD
- a CDS encoding glycoside hydrolase family 3 protein, encoding MDLRKIIGQLFILGFRGATLTMENQIREDIVTGNLGGIILFDNFLSASEKDSNIVSRPQLENLCDRLQSLAEIKLLIGVDQEGGAVRRLKQRHGFPPLPSAAEMGRDTSCRESATHARRTGELLAAIGINCDFAPVADINVNLNNPIIGKIGRSFSSSPREVAAHCEQWLDGLKHSGVLGCLKHFPGHGSSTTDSHKGWVDISRSWKRQELIPYAELIEKGKVQAVMMGHLFHSDFDAEHPASLSADIIGGLLRGEMHYAGLVITDDLQMRGITERYGIPEAIVQAFSAGVDMIILGNNLEYDPGILHKAVNAVEQAVESGYLSLETLRKSYDRVQKIKEEIL
- a CDS encoding GGDEF domain-containing protein yields the protein MKAAAKLSLVESVERQLTDIDRVMVELDHFKKQTERLDLMNRLHARVAGVLNLSGMIEAYSVWLMPLVEHELIGYSNGLRKKRHLFCSGHGPNRRRAIAFAEQLIETKDDCEGIYEDDHGHYAHKWLIERADDAGILLILKNGKKLSEEQIDLINESLTILTDSLQRALDYEDLFERASNDALTGLANRRGFEERIHGMVNSAKRYKNPLTMLSMDLDKFKDINDNLGHLAGDEVLKAVAEKLQNAVRSSDLLVRMGGDEFILVLDNTDKFSGRILAERLCKAVDKLDIWADVKTKLGISIGLAQLEEDESLMEWLDRTDDILYHAKAEGRSRVAVR